Part of the Paeniglutamicibacter sulfureus genome, TGCCGCGATCGAAGGTCAAGCCAGAACAGCAGCAGGCCCAGGAAGCCGGCGGCGATGATGGCCCAGGTGTAGGAATCCAGGATCGCGACCATCGCCAGCGGGAACACGACGCAGGCAACTGCGCGGATGATGGTGTATTTGCGCCCGCGTCGCGGCGCCAGCTCGATGAGGAAGAGCAGTAGCACCACCACGGCCAGGAACACCCCGATGACGATGGGGATCTGCGCCAGTGTGGGCAGGGTGCTGAGCCATAACAGGAACATTGTCATGATCCGGTTGCGCCTTTCGGAAAAGTTCCGGTGCCGGGTCCGCCGCACCGGGCGGCTAACCCGGCCAGGGAAGCGGGACGGAAACGCTTGTGGCGGTGGCGCCGGTCAGGGTCGGGTCGGACCCGTCCCTGACCGGGCGCTCGTGCCAGCTAGCTCGAGGGCCAGCCGTTCTCGATTTGATTGAGCACCGTCTCGGAATCCGAGCCGTTGATCCAGTCGACCATGCCCCTGAAGAACGTGCCGACACCCACGGAGCCGGGCATGAGGTCCGAGGCGTCAAAGCGGAACGTCGTTGCCGGATCCTGCAGGATCTTCACCGCTTCCTCAAGCAGCGGATCCGAGGCATTGGCCGGATCCAGGCCCTTGTTGGCACTGAGCACACCGCCGAGTTTCACCCGGGAGTTGGCCCATTCGGGGCTGGAGAGGTACTCCTGCACCTTCACGACCGAGGGATCGTCGTTGAACGCGCCGACGATCTCGCCACCGCCGGTGACCGAGTTGCCGGCCCCGTCCATGGACGGGGTGACGAAGCCCCACACATCTGCATCCGGTCCGACTTTTCCGCCCGCATCGGTGATGAAGCCACTGAAGAACGACGCCTGGTGGGTCAGCGAGCAATCGCCGTTGACCATCACGTCGGCCACGTCGCCGAAGGCGGTCGAATTGATGGAGGTGATATCGCCGTAGCCGGCGTTGACGTACTTCGGGTCCTTAAGGATCTTGCCGACCTCGTCCAGTGCCGACTTGATCTGCGGATCGGTGAACTTGACCTCGTTGGCGACCCATTGGTCGTAGACGTCCTTGCCGGACTGGCGCAGCACCAGGTCTTCTACCCAGTCGGTGCCCGGCCAGCCGGAGGCATCGCCTGAACCGAAGCCGGCGCACCAGGGAGCCTCCCCCTTGTCCTGCTCGATCTGCGCGGTCAAGTCCAGCAAACCCTGCCAGGTGGTGGGGACTTCCCAGCCGTTTTCTTTGAACTCGGCCGGCGAATACCAGACCCAGCCCTTGACGCTTGCCATGAGCGGCGCCCCATACAAGGTCCCGTCGACGGTGCCGTACTTGGCCCAGTCCTCGGACCAACCGGAGGCGACATTCGCCTTGACCCCTTCGGAAGCGGGCTTGAGGAATCCGCGGGTGGCCAGGTCGCCCAGCAGCCCCGGCTGGGGGAAGATGGCCAGGTCCGGGGCGTTGCCGCCCTGGGCGCGGACGGCGATCTG contains:
- a CDS encoding ABC transporter substrate-binding protein, yielding MKTLRRGKAYASVAALGVAALVLTSCGGGPGAPETSPASTSGATATGKSEVTLYGTIADAEAKLLEESWADWSKENNITIKYESSKEFETQIAVRAQGGNAPDLAIFPQPGLLGDLATRGFLKPASEGVKANVASGWSEDWAKYGTVDGTLYGAPLMASVKGWVWYSPAEFKENGWEVPTTWQGLLDLTAQIEQDKGEAPWCAGFGSGDASGWPGTDWVEDLVLRQSGKDVYDQWVANEVKFTDPQIKSALDEVGKILKDPKYVNAGYGDITSINSTAFGDVADVMVNGDCSLTHQASFFSGFITDAGGKVGPDADVWGFVTPSMDGAGNSVTGGGEIVGAFNDDPSVVKVQEYLSSPEWANSRVKLGGVLSANKGLDPANASDPLLEEAVKILQDPATTFRFDASDLMPGSVGVGTFFRGMVDWINGSDSETVLNQIENGWPSS